From Humisphaera borealis, the proteins below share one genomic window:
- the ribF gene encoding riboflavin biosynthesis protein RibF, producing the protein MNVREGLDGLRSLPPGSAVTIGNFDGVHLGHQHIIATCNALRPRSPSGKVAIVTFEPHPLTVLRPELAPPRLTMPATKQRLIADLGVDDYVVLAPTPDVLGLSAEAFWAILKDESRVAHLVEGESFTFGKARGGTVPKLREWSQGTSVTLHVVEPIETAMVDKQIAPLSSSLVRFLVDAGRMRDATTCLGRPYVLEGPVVKGHQRGRTIGIPTANLDCADLMVPTDGVYAASCTIGGQSHPVALSIGTMPTFGENKRQVEAHILDFDGDIYGQHLSVEVIDWVREQWKLPGIDALKAQIAKDIGVIRRIAGPTRREQ; encoded by the coding sequence GTGAACGTAAGGGAAGGTTTAGACGGGCTGCGATCGCTGCCGCCAGGCTCGGCGGTGACCATCGGGAACTTTGACGGCGTCCACCTCGGGCACCAGCACATCATCGCGACCTGTAACGCGCTGCGGCCTCGTTCGCCGTCGGGCAAGGTTGCGATCGTTACGTTTGAACCGCACCCACTCACTGTCCTGAGGCCCGAACTCGCCCCTCCCCGCCTGACCATGCCCGCGACGAAGCAGCGGCTGATTGCCGACCTGGGGGTTGATGACTACGTCGTCCTCGCCCCGACGCCCGATGTGCTGGGGCTCAGTGCCGAAGCGTTCTGGGCGATCCTGAAAGACGAATCGCGCGTGGCGCACCTGGTCGAAGGGGAATCGTTCACCTTCGGCAAGGCCCGTGGCGGAACGGTGCCGAAGTTGCGCGAATGGTCCCAGGGAACAAGCGTCACGCTTCATGTCGTTGAACCTATCGAGACGGCGATGGTCGATAAACAGATTGCGCCGCTCAGTAGCTCGCTCGTGCGGTTTCTGGTCGATGCAGGCCGAATGCGGGACGCCACGACCTGCCTCGGTCGTCCCTACGTCCTGGAAGGGCCGGTGGTGAAAGGTCACCAGCGCGGCCGAACCATCGGCATCCCCACCGCGAACCTCGACTGCGCCGATCTCATGGTTCCCACGGACGGCGTCTACGCGGCAAGTTGCACGATCGGGGGGCAATCGCATCCCGTCGCTTTAAGCATCGGTACGATGCCCACGTTCGGGGAGAACAAGAGACAGGTCGAAGCCCACATTCTCGACTTCGACGGGGATATCTACGGTCAGCACCTGTCGGTCGAGGTGATCGACTGGGTCCGCGAGCAGTGGAAACTTCCGGGGATCGACGCGCTGAAGGCACAGATTGCGAAGGACATTGGGGTCATCCGGCGCATTGCAGGCCCAACGCGGCGCGAACAATGA
- a CDS encoding DHH family phosphoesterase, whose translation MTATPSTLDPYRAIIEVASRCKRILVTTHVRPDGDALGTCVALILGLRKVGIDAELLVLSKLPRKYAFVVETNKIICHDADKGWPEKLNDLSRFDAFVSCDTGTWSQLPGLKDRILNWKVPKLVIDHHLTQEDWATTKLVITEASAAGEIVAELLDQWDIPIDTNIGSAIFLAIASDTGWFQFANTRPYTLRLAARLMEVGVDTDKMYQLLFQNERAERVALQTRAQQSLELLADGRLAVMQVRKSDFEETRADVPDTENLINIPLQIQTVQASILLTEPKDGGAIRVSLRSKGQVDVARFAEKFGGGGHARASGLRIEGTLKSARDKVVTAMVEALGNQ comes from the coding sequence ATGACAGCAACCCCCTCCACCCTCGACCCCTACCGCGCGATCATCGAAGTGGCGTCGCGCTGCAAGCGGATTCTGGTCACCACACATGTGCGCCCCGATGGAGATGCCCTGGGCACTTGCGTCGCGCTGATTCTGGGACTTCGCAAGGTGGGGATCGATGCCGAGTTGCTCGTCCTGTCGAAGCTGCCGCGCAAATACGCGTTCGTCGTCGAGACCAACAAGATCATCTGTCACGACGCGGACAAGGGGTGGCCCGAGAAGCTCAATGACCTCTCCCGCTTTGACGCATTCGTCTCCTGCGACACCGGCACCTGGTCGCAGTTGCCGGGACTGAAAGACCGTATTCTCAACTGGAAGGTGCCCAAGCTCGTCATCGACCATCACCTGACACAGGAGGACTGGGCGACGACGAAACTGGTCATCACCGAAGCCTCGGCCGCGGGGGAGATCGTCGCGGAACTGCTCGACCAGTGGGACATTCCGATCGATACCAACATCGGCTCGGCGATCTTCCTGGCGATCGCCAGCGACACCGGGTGGTTCCAGTTCGCCAACACCCGGCCCTACACCCTGCGGCTTGCGGCCCGGCTGATGGAAGTGGGGGTCGATACCGACAAGATGTATCAGCTTCTGTTCCAGAACGAACGGGCGGAACGGGTGGCGCTGCAAACCCGCGCCCAGCAGTCCCTGGAACTGCTCGCCGACGGCCGACTGGCAGTCATGCAGGTGCGGAAATCCGACTTCGAAGAAACCCGCGCCGACGTCCCCGACACCGAGAACCTGATCAACATCCCGCTGCAGATCCAGACGGTCCAAGCATCGATCCTGCTGACCGAACCCAAAGACGGCGGCGCGATCCGCGTCAGTTTGCGGAGCAAAGGCCAGGTCGATGTCGCCCGCTTCGCCGAAAAGTTCGGCGGCGGCGGTCACGCGCGGGCGTCGGGGCTTCGGATTGAGGGAACACTGAAGTCGGCCCGCGACAAGGTAGTCACGGCGATGGTGGAAGCGCTGGGCAATCAGTGA
- a CDS encoding Gfo/Idh/MocA family protein, producing MTFKLDRDTIRWGIIGCGDVTEVKSGPGFQKATNSALVAVMRRSGDKAADYAKRHNIPRWYDDAAKLIADPEVDAVYIATPPGSHMQYTLEVAAAGKPVYVEKPMARTHDECTKMVEACKRAGVPLFVAYYRRRLPRILRVKQLIDSGAIGEVRFVQHTLFQRPNAQEKTRDALPWRVIPELAGGGRFLDLASHALDVFDYLFGPVAEATGCAANQAKLYDAEDIVTGNWVHQSGVIGSCTLCFTTFDRIDRCEIVGSKGVITFQVIEGGPIEVWTAGGKQHYDDPNPLHVQQPLIQSVVDDLRGVGTCPSTGESAARTSWVMDRMLEEYRAGRHQ from the coding sequence ATGACCTTCAAGCTCGATCGCGACACCATCCGCTGGGGCATCATCGGCTGCGGCGACGTAACCGAAGTCAAAAGCGGGCCGGGGTTCCAGAAGGCGACGAACTCGGCGTTGGTCGCCGTCATGCGACGTTCGGGCGACAAAGCCGCCGACTACGCCAAACGGCACAACATCCCGCGCTGGTACGACGACGCGGCGAAGTTGATCGCCGACCCCGAGGTCGATGCCGTCTATATCGCGACTCCGCCGGGCTCGCACATGCAGTACACGCTTGAAGTGGCGGCCGCGGGGAAGCCGGTCTACGTCGAGAAACCCATGGCCCGCACGCACGATGAGTGCACGAAGATGGTCGAGGCCTGCAAGCGCGCAGGCGTGCCACTGTTCGTCGCGTACTACCGCCGGCGGCTGCCGCGCATTCTACGGGTCAAACAACTGATCGATTCCGGAGCGATCGGCGAGGTTCGGTTCGTGCAGCACACCCTCTTCCAACGCCCCAACGCCCAGGAGAAAACGCGCGACGCACTGCCCTGGCGCGTCATCCCCGAATTGGCCGGCGGCGGGCGGTTTCTCGACCTGGCGTCGCATGCGCTAGACGTGTTCGACTACCTGTTCGGCCCCGTCGCCGAGGCGACCGGCTGTGCCGCCAACCAGGCGAAACTGTACGACGCCGAGGACATCGTCACCGGCAACTGGGTGCATCAATCCGGCGTGATCGGCAGTTGCACGCTCTGCTTCACCACGTTCGATCGCATCGACCGCTGCGAGATCGTCGGCTCTAAAGGGGTGATCACGTTTCAGGTCATCGAAGGCGGCCCGATCGAAGTCTGGACGGCGGGCGGCAAGCAGCACTACGACGACCCCAATCCGCTGCACGTGCAGCAGCCGCTGATTCAGTCGGTGGTGGATGATTTGCGGGGCGTAGGAACGTGCCCCAGCACAGGCGAATCGGCCGCCCGGACGAGTTGGGTGATGGATCGGATGCTGGAGGAATACCGCGCTGGACGTCATCAGTGA
- a CDS encoding dienelactone hydrolase family protein, with protein MRAKLLPQSVLRTLAVAVAMLPALSALSAVKTQDVTYTVDKTPYVGFLAYDDANDAKRPGILIGPEWVGLNDYARGRAKQLAEMGYVAFVFDPYGGGKNAADVKQSAEWSGALKADRPELRKRITAALETLKKQDRVDAKKIAAIGYCFGGTTVLELARSGADVQGVVSFHGGLSTTLPAKAGELKAKVLVCHGAIDPFVPPAEVAAFEKEMQDAKADWQLVSYGNAVHSFTNPAAKGEIPGAQYDEKADKRSWEAMTTFLREAFTPGTSVLVPEGPNGAVFADGKRARTVIFICDGSGTMVVKLQHLKVALSQAVDALHDDQQMMNVIFFSDGTATAFDSRANVIVNAATKAQAKAFIENASSRGSSEPFAAVRSAARLSADLVYFLADGEMEIPGTPNLVIDEFARANFHPMTRVNTILFENKEPGSERALKEIAAKYNGTYRYIPPND; from the coding sequence ATGAGAGCAAAGCTGTTACCCCAATCCGTCCTACGGACACTGGCTGTCGCTGTGGCGATGCTTCCGGCGTTGTCTGCGCTTTCGGCCGTCAAGACGCAGGACGTGACGTACACCGTCGACAAGACTCCGTACGTCGGTTTCCTGGCGTACGACGACGCGAACGACGCGAAACGCCCCGGCATTCTCATCGGCCCCGAATGGGTCGGCCTGAACGACTACGCCCGCGGCCGCGCGAAACAACTGGCCGAGATGGGCTATGTCGCGTTCGTGTTCGATCCCTACGGCGGCGGGAAGAACGCCGCCGACGTCAAGCAATCCGCAGAGTGGTCCGGGGCGCTCAAGGCCGACCGGCCGGAGCTACGCAAACGCATCACGGCGGCCCTGGAAACGTTGAAGAAGCAGGACCGCGTCGATGCAAAGAAGATCGCCGCGATCGGCTACTGCTTCGGCGGAACGACGGTCCTTGAACTGGCCCGCAGCGGTGCCGACGTGCAAGGCGTCGTCAGCTTTCATGGCGGCCTCTCCACCACCCTGCCCGCCAAGGCCGGCGAACTGAAGGCAAAGGTTCTGGTTTGCCACGGCGCAATCGACCCGTTCGTCCCGCCGGCGGAGGTCGCCGCGTTCGAAAAGGAAATGCAGGACGCCAAGGCCGATTGGCAGCTCGTCAGCTACGGCAACGCGGTGCATTCGTTCACCAACCCGGCGGCGAAGGGGGAGATTCCGGGGGCACAATATGACGAGAAAGCGGACAAGCGGTCCTGGGAGGCGATGACTACGTTCCTAAGGGAGGCATTTACGCCCGGAACTTCTGTTCTTGTGCCGGAAGGTCCCAACGGAGCGGTATTCGCTGACGGAAAGCGGGCCCGCACCGTGATCTTCATCTGCGATGGCAGCGGAACAATGGTAGTCAAGCTTCAACATCTCAAGGTCGCGCTGTCGCAGGCCGTCGACGCTCTGCATGACGACCAGCAGATGATGAACGTGATTTTCTTCAGTGATGGAACGGCAACCGCGTTCGATTCTCGCGCCAACGTTATTGTAAACGCCGCAACAAAGGCTCAGGCCAAGGCGTTCATCGAGAATGCCTCTTCACGCGGATCATCTGAACCGTTTGCGGCGGTTCGCAGTGCGGCACGGCTGTCGGCCGATCTCGTATACTTCCTGGCCGATGGTGAAATGGAGATTCCAGGCACTCCAAATCTTGTGATTGATGAATTTGCTCGCGCCAACTTCCATCCGATGACGCGAGTTAACACAATCCTGTTTGAGAACAAAGAGCCAGGATCGGAGCGGGCGCTGAAGGAAATCGCAGCCAAATACAATGGCACCTACCGGTACATACCGCCGAACGACTGA
- a CDS encoding addiction module protein: MTRNQILLEAQSLSAEDRNALIEDLRQSGEDFTPEQLAEARRRIEAVDRGELGTLPGEQVMQEVLQSLRRR, translated from the coding sequence ATGACCCGCAACCAAATCCTTCTGGAAGCCCAAAGCCTCTCGGCCGAAGATCGGAATGCCCTGATCGAGGACTTAAGGCAATCGGGCGAAGATTTCACCCCGGAACAACTCGCCGAAGCGCGTCGACGCATCGAGGCCGTGGATCGGGGCGAGCTCGGCACTTTGCCCGGTGAGCAGGTCATGCAGGAAGTGCTTCAATCCCTGAGGCGGCGATGA
- a CDS encoding PfkB family carbohydrate kinase, translating to MSKPRESICASASQKLAAAIPSLAGKKAVIGLDGFVDEIIAVVDKRHSHEAYDAIPTIELLGQKVSAAAGKSMNFELMVKRMKLGGNGPIMANALAAAGVGVTYVGAVGFPTIHSVFSEMAEHANVISLGEPGHTDALEFEDGKLMLGKYTKEMGDINWDNLMSRVGQDRWVELLEQADLVGMVNWVMLPFLGEIWEKSLALGVPNRTGKKRSLFIDLCDPEKRTHADILHAMNTLTKYQGIVDVTLGLNLKEASTIAEVIGVPVKGDAEMQIVQTAQRIREKLNLHCVVVHPRRGAAAATAGEHGTFAGPFIKEPKISTGAGDHFNGGFCLGRMLGLDLEESLCVGTATSGYYVRTGVSPTATQLAEFIGELPSPE from the coding sequence ATGTCAAAGCCCCGTGAATCCATCTGTGCGTCCGCCAGTCAGAAGCTTGCCGCCGCGATCCCGTCGCTCGCCGGGAAGAAGGCGGTCATCGGCCTGGACGGGTTTGTCGACGAGATCATTGCCGTCGTCGACAAGCGCCACAGCCACGAGGCGTACGACGCCATTCCGACCATCGAACTGCTCGGCCAGAAGGTCTCTGCCGCCGCCGGCAAGAGCATGAACTTCGAGCTGATGGTCAAGCGGATGAAGCTCGGCGGGAACGGCCCGATCATGGCCAACGCGCTGGCCGCGGCCGGCGTGGGCGTGACCTATGTTGGTGCGGTCGGCTTTCCGACCATTCACAGCGTCTTTTCAGAGATGGCCGAGCACGCCAATGTCATCTCCCTCGGCGAGCCGGGGCACACCGATGCGCTGGAGTTCGAAGACGGCAAGCTGATGCTCGGCAAGTACACCAAGGAGATGGGCGACATCAACTGGGACAACCTGATGTCCCGCGTCGGCCAGGACCGCTGGGTGGAACTGCTGGAGCAAGCCGATCTGGTCGGCATGGTCAACTGGGTGATGCTGCCGTTCCTCGGCGAGATCTGGGAAAAGAGCCTGGCCCTTGGCGTGCCGAATCGCACGGGCAAGAAGCGCAGCCTGTTCATCGACCTGTGCGACCCCGAGAAGCGCACGCACGCCGACATCCTGCACGCGATGAACACGCTGACCAAGTACCAGGGGATCGTCGACGTGACGCTGGGGCTGAACCTAAAGGAAGCAAGCACGATCGCCGAAGTGATCGGGGTGCCCGTGAAGGGGGACGCCGAGATGCAGATTGTGCAGACGGCGCAGCGCATCCGCGAGAAGCTGAACCTGCACTGCGTGGTCGTTCACCCGCGGCGAGGCGCGGCGGCAGCAACAGCCGGCGAGCACGGCACCTTCGCCGGGCCGTTCATCAAGGAACCCAAGATCAGCACCGGCGCCGGCGACCATTTCAACGGCGGCTTCTGCCTCGGCCGAATGCTCGGGCTGGACCTGGAAGAAAGCCTCTGCGTCGGCACGGCGACGAGCGGCTACTACGTGCGGACAGGCGTATCGCCGACGGCGACGCAGTTGGCAGAGTTTATTGGGGAGTTGCCGTCGCCGGAGTGA